A single Mesomycoplasma ovipneumoniae DNA region contains:
- a CDS encoding IS3 family transposase, with protein sequence MKQYKFTIEEKFKYIKIAESRGLKNAILDFAEEFREIYKNKSKSKKADKEWMLHIYANNLIRNWQKKFYNNDMKSLISTRGKIKSPRKPKKKYTINDLSENDREVYQEIMENVLRRYGIDPAIVLEELKKRKQEQEKDKNKIENSTRICSVFNINRTSIYEKIRVKKPPKKMIYDEKLLEWIRENFHLNRKVKGRDILYNIYINQGNYVSTYVFQKHYEFLGLKSIAYKRQGKPAPKEKKFTRIWTEDHIKGEFSSENFGEKWFADIKFIKINNEWFYLHSIIETKSNYLLNFSISKTRFSEETINLVKQTIKKYNIKPKFFHSDHGVEYANYKFANFLKQNGIQQSMSPKGNALANRPIEYFYAVFQRELINIEGENFENVAIAYQKISSFIHWYNYERPQSCLSYKTPSYYMR encoded by the coding sequence ATGAAACAATACAAATTCACAATTGAAGAGAAATTTAAATACATCAAAATTGCCGAATCTAGAGGCTTAAAAAACGCAATTTTGGATTTTGCAGAAGAATTTAGAGAAATTTACAAAAACAAATCTAAAAGTAAAAAAGCGGATAAAGAATGAATGTTGCATATATACGCTAATAATTTGATAAGAAATTGGCAAAAAAAGTTTTATAATAATGATATGAAAAGTTTAATTAGTACTCGTGGAAAAATCAAATCTCCACGCAAACCAAAGAAGAAATATACAATTAACGACCTTTCTGAAAATGATCGTGAAGTTTATCAAGAGATAATGGAGAATGTTCTTAGAAGATACGGAATTGACCCCGCAATTGTTCTTGAGGAACTCAAAAAACGAAAACAAGAGCAAGAAAAAGATAAAAACAAAATCGAAAATTCCACTAGAATTTGTAGTGTTTTTAACATTAATCGCACTTCTATTTATGAGAAAATAAGGGTAAAAAAACCACCAAAGAAAATGATTTATGATGAAAAATTACTTGAGTGAATTCGTGAAAATTTCCATTTGAATCGAAAGGTAAAAGGCCGAGACATCCTATATAATATTTACATAAATCAGGGAAATTATGTAAGCACGTACGTGTTTCAAAAACACTACGAATTTTTAGGATTAAAATCAATTGCTTATAAAAGGCAAGGAAAACCGGCGCCAAAAGAGAAAAAGTTTACACGAATTTGGACTGAAGATCATATCAAAGGTGAATTTTCCTCAGAAAATTTTGGTGAAAAATGGTTTGCTGATATTAAATTTATCAAAATTAACAACGAATGATTTTACCTACACTCAATTATTGAAACAAAATCCAATTACTTGCTCAATTTTTCGATTTCTAAAACAAGATTTTCAGAAGAAACTATAAACTTAGTGAAACAAACAATTAAAAAGTATAATATTAAACCAAAATTTTTCCATTCAGATCATGGTGTGGAATATGCAAACTACAAATTTGCTAATTTTTTGAAGCAAAATGGTATCCAACAATCAATGTCACCAAAAGGAAATGCTCTTGCAAACCGCCCTATTGAATATTTTTATGCAGTTTTTCAACGCGAATTAATTAATATTGAGGGCGAAAATTTTGAAAATGTGGCTATTGCTTATCAAAAAATAAGTTCATTTATTCATTGGTATAACTATGAAAGACCTCAAAGTTGCTTATCATATAAAACTCCAAGTTATTATATGAGGTAA
- a CDS encoding FMN-dependent NADH-azoreductase gives MTEVLYIKSHLNQNSTSNNVAKLFIEHYKEQNPDAIISEFDLNDYKVGQISLNSENFSSFWKEVDADFWIEKLKQAKKVIISSPIINWGYSAQIKNFFDAVCLADRTFSYKYSKKGGAIGLLDNIENVQIILSSHSKQEELPSPNPAETIIGTFNFLGAKKINNPLIIEQSYKYKENGFDETLVNQIKDTAKSF, from the coding sequence ATGACAGAGGTTTTATATATAAAGTCACATTTAAACCAAAATTCAACTTCTAACAATGTTGCAAAACTTTTTATTGAACATTATAAAGAGCAAAATCCTGATGCAATTATTAGTGAATTTGATCTTAATGATTATAAAGTTGGACAAATTTCCCTAAATTCAGAAAATTTTTCAAGTTTTTGAAAAGAAGTTGATGCTGATTTTTGAATTGAAAAACTAAAACAAGCCAAAAAAGTAATTATTTCATCACCGATAATAAATTGAGGCTATTCAGCCCAAATTAAAAATTTTTTTGATGCAGTTTGTCTTGCTGATCGTACATTTTCTTATAAATATTCAAAAAAAGGTGGAGCAATTGGTCTTCTTGATAATATTGAAAATGTCCAAATTATACTAAGCTCACATTCAAAACAAGAAGAACTACCAAGTCCAAATCCAGCTGAGACAATCATTGGTACTTTTAATTTTCTTGGTGCTAAAAAAATTAATAATCCCCTTATTATTGAACAGTCTTATAAATATAAAGAAAATGGCTTTGATGAGACTCTTGTAAATCAAATCAAAGATACAGCCAAAAGTTTTTAA
- a CDS encoding RluA family pseudouridine synthase, whose protein sequence is MHKNQIINLIYDSEPIRIDILVAKLTNSSRAIAQNLISNKKVLIDNIVTSKKNLVVKSGQTIMIINDYISPQPSLKAAKIDFEIIFEDEDILLINKPKNLVVHPGVGNWDGTLVNGIINFLKNNLSDLDKVRPGIIHRLDKDTSGLILVAKNAKSHSYFADQLAKREIQRFYKAIVVGKIPHKFIKINLPIARDSKNPLKKTVSYFNSKQAITNVELIKHFVYKNQNFSLIKCQLETGRTHQIRLHLAHIGFPVYGDPIYGTKVDNLGQRLHAYKLIFRHIDGKELEFSTDLPKEFMIAFNEKI, encoded by the coding sequence ATGCACAAAAATCAAATAATTAATCTTATTTATGATTCAGAACCGATAAGAATTGATATTTTAGTTGCTAAATTAACTAATTCTTCGCGGGCTATTGCTCAAAATTTAATTTCAAATAAAAAAGTTTTAATTGATAATATTGTAACTTCTAAAAAAAATTTAGTTGTAAAATCTGGACAAACTATTATGATCATAAATGATTATATAAGTCCACAACCATCATTAAAAGCTGCTAAAATTGATTTTGAAATTATTTTTGAAGATGAAGATATTCTTTTAATTAATAAGCCAAAAAATTTAGTTGTTCATCCTGGTGTTGGTAATTGAGACGGAACACTTGTAAATGGAATTATTAATTTTTTAAAAAATAATCTCAGTGATCTTGATAAAGTTCGACCAGGAATTATCCATCGCCTTGATAAAGATACAAGCGGTCTTATTTTAGTAGCTAAAAATGCAAAATCACATTCATATTTTGCTGATCAATTAGCAAAAAGAGAAATTCAAAGATTTTATAAAGCAATAGTGGTTGGAAAAATACCTCATAAATTTATTAAAATAAATTTACCAATTGCTCGTGATTCTAAAAATCCCTTAAAAAAGACAGTTAGTTATTTTAATTCCAAACAGGCAATAACTAATGTTGAATTAATTAAGCATTTTGTTTATAAAAATCAAAATTTTAGCCTAATAAAATGCCAACTTGAGACTGGCAGAACTCATCAAATTCGCTTACATCTTGCTCATATAGGTTTTCCAGTTTATGGCGATCCAATTTATGGAACCAAAGTTGATAATTTAGGCCAAAGATTGCATGCTTACAAATTAATTTTTAGACACATTGACGGAAAAGAACTTGAATTTAGCACTGATCTGCCAAAGGAATTTATGATTGCCTTTAATGAAAAAATCTAA
- the rpmE gene encoding 50S ribosomal protein L31, with protein MKKNIHPVQHDLALTCSTCNSEFTIKTVVDKFTIDICSGCHPQFTGDRSLSRTTGRIERFRRMAAKAQKNPVKK; from the coding sequence ATGAAAAAAAATATCCATCCTGTTCAACACGATTTAGCTCTAACTTGTTCAACTTGTAATTCAGAATTTACTATCAAAACAGTAGTTGATAAATTTACAATTGATATTTGTTCTGGTTGCCATCCTCAGTTTACTGGTGATAGATCACTTAGTCGAACTACCGGAAGAATTGAAAGATTTCGTCGTATGGCAGCAAAAGCGCAAAAAAATCCTGTAAAAAAATAG
- a CDS encoding Dps family protein has product MITKLNKLQANLTVLYTNLKNFHWNLQDVDFLVIHKYTDKLAKKTIEFVDEVAEKIRSLGQVAISSFDEISQNSDLEIFNSKIWTSEVALEKIGKQIKLILEVCKNIQQDESNFEIQHLIFPLIDELVLYYHKELWIIHAQKSNN; this is encoded by the coding sequence ATGATTACAAAATTAAATAAATTACAAGCAAATCTAACTGTTTTGTATACTAATTTGAAAAATTTTCATTGAAACCTACAAGATGTAGATTTTTTAGTTATTCATAAATATACAGACAAATTAGCAAAAAAAACAATTGAATTTGTTGACGAAGTCGCTGAAAAAATCCGTTCACTAGGACAAGTTGCAATTTCAAGTTTTGATGAAATTAGTCAAAATTCAGATTTAGAAATATTTAATTCAAAAATTTGAACTTCTGAAGTAGCACTTGAAAAAATTGGCAAACAAATCAAGCTAATTCTTGAAGTTTGCAAAAATATCCAACAAGACGAGTCAAATTTTGAAATTCAACATTTAATTTTCCCGTTAATTGATGAACTGGTTCTTTACTATCATAAAGAACTTTGAATAATTCATGCACAAAAATCAAATAATTAA
- a CDS encoding FMN-dependent NADH-azoreductase, producing the protein MNILVLKSSVNERKGSYSSTLSDLFVKFYREFNPEDQIEVLDLNKFAIANINLTEKNFQNGSFYQNAQAEFWIDKLKKVDKVVFSTSMTNFNYSATTKNFFDAITIPNQTFSLNKETGEYHGLLDNIKNVQILTAQGAPIGWYPFGNHTALIKQIFEFLGAKIVSSPFVLAGTKVVPANQLSISDFVEQHQTEIKKLAQNF; encoded by the coding sequence ATGAATATTCTAGTTTTAAAGTCATCAGTTAATGAAAGAAAAGGATCATATTCTTCGACTCTTTCAGATCTTTTTGTTAAATTTTATAGGGAATTTAATCCTGAGGATCAAATCGAAGTTCTTGATCTAAATAAATTTGCGATTGCTAACATTAATTTAACAGAAAAAAATTTTCAAAATGGTAGTTTTTACCAAAATGCACAAGCAGAGTTTTGAATTGATAAATTAAAAAAAGTAGATAAAGTTGTTTTTTCAACTTCAATGACAAATTTTAATTATTCAGCCACAACTAAAAACTTTTTTGATGCAATTACAATCCCAAATCAAACCTTTAGTCTTAATAAAGAAACTGGCGAGTATCACGGATTATTAGATAATATAAAAAATGTACAAATTCTTACAGCCCAAGGAGCCCCAATTGGTTGATATCCATTTGGAAATCATACTGCCTTAATTAAACAAATTTTTGAATTTTTAGGTGCTAAAATTGTCTCAAGCCCTTTTGTTCTTGCTGGAACAAAAGTAGTGCCAGCAAATCAGCTATCAATTAGCGATTTTGTTGAGCAACATCAGACTGAAATTAAAAAATTAGCACAAAATTTTTAA
- a CDS encoding putative immunoglobulin-blocking virulence protein, which translates to MVLYLSKRKKIIAVSLLGLSVASAAYIPSVFSGSIFDPLEVSYSTSTPSTVLKNTPNDVNFSPVANTNFINPPKKQNLPEAPIPSPGPKIVVPKPVETVQPPTVKKIDNPVPQSTPKAKPRPISPIVTSIRTIARPTPRPVQRVRTVQTVTTPAVQSRPVTPTFTPPAPTPSATYQQVDTGKYGQALQNLQFRASTNVTTANSNISRITAEIKELERQKNQEHLSVYWSGSKAEGTEEYNHRLKVWNESYNYQINQKKYELERQQYDLKYHSERRARFEQGRLTKEEIGLLEKGYTPDRDTDGWEPRNNIVKKAIKADNARGIAPYDSPWPNQDSTVLSSLSRQGWSGGLNDPSSHVKDSNFNSALLTAGIPNGTNAIRLIQYKKNADNTAGTNGLTQFKSLYLDSSDPTALSKFDSILATLAQSQSDLKEVVLQNVKGKYTSTIEQIISKLPASITSLRLFVEDNKGLEALSKLENHKLTELSLYSNAQKETGTWSINPNGLKNVDFIKWDFVDKASINLYNPGAKLPGSIRFDTLIWTQELGSPDKINEGLKIAFGSKINQRVFQGVFGGRGGYPPNLDFSKTEIKTFSGIKFDEANKDFNDQISTWKTDTGEPEKANFFLKFRDISFGIDSNGSTSGPKTYTVELDKFDGQFQKRLNFGPVEFSNIFIKDKDGKQVQGATLVLKGNYSASAKADLEYFLKAAKRVNSFSKIQVDSSLASQLSGSLEGLPIETKTS; encoded by the coding sequence ATGGTACTGTATTTATCAAAAAGAAAAAAAATAATTGCCGTTTCATTGCTCGGACTTTCTGTTGCTAGTGCAGCTTATATTCCGAGTGTTTTTTCGGGTAGTATTTTTGATCCTTTAGAAGTTTCTTATTCAACATCAACTCCTTCAACAGTTTTAAAAAACACCCCAAATGATGTTAATTTTTCTCCTGTGGCAAATACAAATTTTATCAACCCGCCTAAAAAACAAAATCTACCTGAAGCGCCAATTCCAAGTCCAGGACCAAAAATAGTTGTCCCAAAACCAGTTGAAACTGTCCAACCCCCAACAGTTAAAAAAATTGACAACCCTGTTCCCCAGTCAACACCAAAAGCAAAACCAAGACCAATCTCACCAATCGTTACCTCAATTCGAACTATCGCCCGCCCAACTCCTCGTCCGGTTCAAAGAGTAAGAACAGTTCAAACAGTTACTACCCCAGCAGTCCAAAGTCGACCGGTAACTCCTACTTTTACCCCGCCTGCTCCTACTCCTTCAGCTACTTATCAACAAGTTGATACTGGAAAATATGGTCAAGCTCTCCAAAACCTTCAATTTCGGGCTTCAACTAATGTAACTACTGCTAATTCAAATATTTCAAGAATAACCGCTGAAATTAAAGAATTAGAAAGACAGAAAAATCAAGAACATTTGTCAGTTTACTGATCAGGGTCAAAAGCGGAAGGCACAGAAGAATATAATCACCGCCTTAAAGTTTGAAATGAAAGCTATAATTACCAAATTAACCAAAAAAAATATGAACTTGAACGTCAACAATATGACTTAAAGTACCACTCTGAACGTAGAGCCCGTTTTGAACAAGGACGCCTAACTAAAGAAGAAATTGGTCTGCTTGAAAAAGGTTATACTCCCGATAGAGATACTGACGGATGAGAACCTAGAAATAATATCGTTAAAAAAGCAATTAAAGCTGATAATGCAAGAGGAATTGCACCTTATGATAGCCCATGGCCAAACCAAGACTCAACAGTTTTAAGTAGCCTATCACGTCAAGGTTGATCTGGCGGACTGAATGATCCTAGTTCACATGTAAAGGATAGCAATTTTAATTCAGCTCTCTTAACTGCCGGCATTCCTAATGGTACCAATGCTATTCGCTTAATCCAATACAAGAAAAATGCCGATAACACCGCTGGAACTAATGGTCTAACCCAATTCAAATCGCTCTATCTAGACTCTTCAGATCCAACTGCCCTGTCAAAATTCGACAGCATTCTTGCAACTCTAGCCCAATCCCAATCTGACCTAAAAGAAGTTGTCCTTCAAAATGTCAAAGGCAAATATACCTCAACAATTGAACAAATTATCTCTAAACTGCCTGCTTCAATTACCTCCTTGCGCCTTTTTGTTGAAGACAACAAAGGACTTGAGGCTCTTTCAAAATTAGAAAATCATAAACTTACTGAATTATCGCTTTATTCAAATGCCCAAAAAGAAACCGGAACTTGATCTATTAATCCTAACGGGCTTAAAAATGTTGACTTTATTAAATGAGACTTTGTTGATAAGGCAAGTATAAATCTTTATAATCCAGGAGCAAAATTGCCTGGTTCAATTCGTTTTGATACACTTATTTGAACGCAAGAGCTAGGAAGTCCTGACAAAATCAACGAAGGACTAAAAATCGCTTTTGGATCAAAAATTAATCAGCGAGTTTTCCAAGGAGTTTTTGGTGGCCGTGGGGGCTATCCACCTAACCTTGATTTTTCTAAAACTGAAATAAAAACTTTTAGTGGTATTAAATTTGACGAAGCTAACAAAGACTTTAACGACCAAATATCAACATGAAAAACCGATACAGGTGAACCAGAAAAAGCTAACTTTTTCTTAAAGTTCCGAGACATTTCCTTTGGAATTGACTCTAATGGTTCTACTTCTGGACCAAAAACTTATACCGTTGAGCTCGATAAATTTGATGGCCAATTCCAAAAAAGACTTAATTTTGGACCTGTTGAGTTTTCAAACATTTTCATTAAAGACAAAGACGGAAAACAAGTTCAGGGTGCAACTTTAGTTCTTAAAGGAAATTATTCTGCAAGTGCTAAAGCTGATTTAGAATACTTCCTTAAAGCGGCAAAACGGGTAAATTCTTTTAGTAAAATCCAAGTTGATTCTTCTTTGGCTTCCCAACTTAGTGGCTCACTTGAAGGATTGCCGATTGAAACTAAAACATCCTAA
- a CDS encoding ABC transporter ATP-binding protein: MSLSFFSKAKKVERQTQALKIIKETESENLSAKQLKLIRWANDTPRVKVGKIQDANLPGSIIDFKNVSKYYLFGSVVTKVFADISFSIAEGDFAILNGKSGSGKSTILNLMSGLDRATEGDIIVDSVNLAYLKNSELTKFRRQKVSFIFQSYNLLGNINGYDNVQVGAYLQGDKTKLLDIQDLFTEFELDDIKFKFPSQMSGGQQQRISILRALVKNAKIIFADEPTGALDENNTNIVLRILKYINKKYKTTIVMVSHDPQMEPLADLIIKINNGKLTTKRQKSLSFEEFLQAKQKTA; this comes from the coding sequence ATGTCATTAAGTTTTTTTTCAAAGGCAAAAAAAGTTGAAAGACAAACACAAGCCTTAAAAATAATTAAAGAAACTGAGTCAGAAAATTTATCAGCAAAGCAATTAAAATTAATTCGCTGAGCAAATGATACTCCACGAGTTAAAGTTGGTAAAATTCAAGACGCTAACTTACCTGGTTCGATAATAGATTTTAAAAACGTATCAAAATATTATCTTTTTGGCTCTGTTGTTACAAAAGTTTTTGCAGATATTAGTTTTAGTATTGCCGAGGGTGATTTTGCTATTTTAAATGGTAAATCCGGATCAGGAAAGTCAACAATATTAAATTTAATGTCAGGGCTTGATAGGGCAACTGAAGGTGATATAATTGTTGACTCGGTTAATTTAGCCTATCTTAAAAATTCAGAGCTTACAAAATTCCGTCGTCAAAAAGTTTCATTTATTTTCCAATCATATAATCTTCTTGGAAATATAAATGGGTATGATAATGTTCAAGTTGGCGCTTATCTTCAAGGTGATAAAACAAAACTTTTAGATATCCAGGATTTATTTACTGAATTTGAACTAGATGATATAAAATTTAAATTCCCATCACAAATGTCCGGTGGTCAACAACAGCGAATTTCAATATTAAGAGCTCTTGTTAAAAACGCAAAAATAATTTTCGCTGACGAGCCAACCGGTGCTCTTGATGAAAATAACACAAATATAGTTTTAAGAATTCTTAAATACATTAATAAAAAATATAAAACAACAATTGTCATGGTTTCTCATGATCCCCAAATGGAACCTCTTGCCGACTTAATTATCAAAATAAATAACGGAAAACTGACAACAAAACGGCAAAAATCACTCTCTTTTGAAGAATTTCTGCAAGCAAAACAAAAAACTGCTTAA
- the metK gene encoding methionine adenosyltransferase, with amino-acid sequence MKISKISVAESVGKGHPDKICDQIADSILDKLLDQDPNSRAAIEVMASNRLIIIGGEISTKGYVDFVKTAWEILFEIGYTENDFTIISNVNNQSKEISSLVNRSQNSLGAGDQSIVYGFATNETKNFMPLAQSLAHSLVQKAEFYRKNGQFLEALADMKSQVEVIYDQNSQPKITKMLMSIQHLKNYDITRFRDFVLNKIMIPTAKEYGLNSDFKTFINQAGEFTIGGPIGDSGLTGRKIIIDSYGDAAHHGGGAFSGKDYTKVDRSGAYIARYIAKNLVAANLADEIEIQLSYQIGSEFPDLVNITYVKNSKFSTDQISQIIRDVFDLRLANLVSQLGLWKPIYQNLAVYGHFGRDDLDLSFEKTDYVEKIHQYLSKQNWKN; translated from the coding sequence ATGAAAATATCGAAAATTTCAGTCGCCGAATCTGTTGGAAAAGGTCATCCTGATAAAATTTGTGACCAAATTGCTGACTCAATTCTTGATAAACTTTTAGATCAAGATCCAAACTCAAGGGCGGCAATTGAAGTAATGGCTTCAAATCGACTTATTATTATCGGCGGTGAAATTTCGACAAAAGGCTATGTTGATTTTGTCAAAACTGCTTGGGAAATTCTGTTTGAAATTGGCTATACCGAAAATGATTTTACAATAATTTCGAATGTAAATAACCAGTCAAAGGAAATTTCTAGTCTTGTAAATCGTTCTCAAAATAGCCTTGGCGCAGGTGATCAGTCGATTGTTTATGGTTTTGCCACTAATGAGACTAAAAATTTTATGCCTCTTGCCCAAAGCCTTGCCCACTCTTTGGTTCAAAAAGCTGAATTTTACCGTAAAAATGGCCAGTTTTTAGAAGCCCTCGCTGACATGAAATCCCAAGTCGAAGTTATCTATGACCAAAACAGCCAACCAAAAATAACTAAAATGTTAATGTCAATTCAGCATTTAAAAAATTATGACATAACTCGCTTTCGCGATTTTGTACTAAATAAAATTATGATCCCAACTGCCAAAGAATATGGTCTAAATTCTGATTTTAAAACTTTCATTAATCAAGCTGGTGAATTTACAATCGGTGGGCCAATTGGTGATAGTGGTCTGACTGGGCGAAAAATAATTATTGACTCCTACGGAGATGCAGCTCATCATGGCGGTGGAGCTTTTAGTGGAAAGGACTATACAAAAGTTGATCGAAGTGGGGCTTATATTGCCCGTTATATTGCAAAAAATCTAGTTGCTGCTAATTTAGCAGATGAAATTGAAATTCAACTCTCATACCAAATTGGCTCTGAATTTCCTGATTTAGTTAATATTACTTATGTTAAAAACTCTAAATTTAGCACGGATCAAATTAGTCAAATTATTAGAGATGTTTTTGATCTTCGACTTGCTAATTTAGTTAGTCAACTTGGACTGTGAAAGCCAATTTACCAAAATCTTGCAGTTTATGGACATTTTGGTCGCGATGATCTTGATCTTAGCTTTGAAAAGACTGATTATGTTGAAAAAATTCACCAATATTTATCAAAGCAAAACTGAAAAAATTAG